In a single window of the Mustela nigripes isolate SB6536 chromosome 17, MUSNIG.SB6536, whole genome shotgun sequence genome:
- the ZNF606 gene encoding zinc finger protein 606 isoform X1 — MAAINPWASWGVLTDQSWGIAAVDPWASWALCPQDCHVEENAKEERRATGFPTAQIQEPVTFKDVAVDFTQEEWGQLDSVQRTLYRDVMLETYGHLLSVGNHIAKPEVISLLEQGEEPWSVEQAYPQSTCPEWMRNLERKALIPTQSVLEEEQSHSMKLERYIWDDPLFSRLEVLGCKDQLEMYHMNQSTAMRQMVFMQKQVLSQRGSEFCELGAEYSQNLNFVPSQRVSQIEHFYKPGINAESWRCNSAIMYADKITCGNLDYDKACHQSIQPIQPEKIQTGDNLLKCPDAVKSFNHILHFGDRKGMHTGEKLYEYKECHQIFNQSPSYNEHPQLHIGENQYDYKEYENIFYFSSFMEHQKIGTVEKAYKYNEWEKVFGYDSFLTQHTSTYTSEKPYEYNECGTSFIWSSYLIQHKKTHTGEKPYECDKCGKVFRNRSALTKHERTHTGIKPYECNKCGKAFSWNSHLIVHKRIHTGEKPYVCNECGKSFNWNSHLIGHQRTHTGEKPFECTECGKSFSWSSHLIAHMRMHTGEKPFKCDECEKAFRDYSALSKHERTHSGAKPYKCTECGKSFSWSSHLIAHQRTHTGEKPYNCQECGKAFRERSALTKHEIIHSGIKPYECNKCGKSCSQMAHLVRHQRTHTGEKPYECNKCGKSFSQSCHLVAHRRIHTGEKPYKCNQCERSFNCSSHLIAHRRTHTGEKPYRCNECGKAFNESSSLIVHLRNHTGEKPYKCNHCEKAFCKNSSLIIHQRMHSGEKRFICSDCGKAFSGHSALLQHQKNHSEEKL; from the exons GAACCAGTGACCTTCAAGGATGTGGCTGTGGATTTCACCCAAGAGGAGTGGGGGCAGCTGGACTCTGTTCAGAGGACCCTGTACCGCGATGTGATGCTGGAGACCTATGGGCATCTGCTGTCTGTGG GGAATCACATTGCCAAGCCGGAGGTCATCTCTTTGTTGGAGCAAGGAGAGGAGCCATGGTCCGTGGAACAAGCATATCCTCAAAGCACTTGTCCAG AGTGGATGAGAAATCTTGAAAGGAAAGCATTGATCCCAACACAAAGCGTTTTGGAAGAAGAACAATCCCATAGCATGAAGTTGGAAAGATACATATGGGATGATCCTTTGTTCTCCCGGTTAGAAGTCTTAGGATGTAAAGACCAATTAGAAATGTATCACATGAATCAGAGTACAGCTATGAGGCAAATGGTCTTCATGCAAAAGCAAGTACTGTCTCAAAGAGGTTCTGAATTCTGTGAACTTGGAGCAGAGTATAGCCAGAACTTAAACTTTGTTCCATCTCAGAGAGTTTCTCAAATAGAACATTTCTATAAGCCTGGTATAAATGCTGAAAGCTGGCGGTGCAACTCAGCCATAATGTATGCAGATAAGATTACCTGTGGAAATCTTGATTATGACAAAGCCTGCCACCAGTCCATACAGCCTATTCAGCCTGAAAAGATACAAACTGGAGATAATCTTCTCAAATGTCCTGATGCTGTTAAATCTTTCAATCATATACTACATTTTGGTGATCGTAAGGGAATGCATACAGGAGAAAAACTCTATGAATATAAGGAATGCCATCAAATCTTTAACCAGAGCCCATCATATAATGAACATCCACAACTTCATATTGGAGAAAACCAGTATGATTACAAAGAATAtgagaatatcttttatttttcatcatttatggAACATCAGAAAATTGGTACTGTAGAGAAAGCCTATAAATACAATGAATGGGAGAAAGTCTTCGGGTATGACTCATTCCTTACTCAACATACAAGCACTTACACCtcagagaaaccctatgaatatAATGAATGTGGGACATCTTTTATCTGGAGCTCTTACCTTATCCAGCATAAGAAAAcacatactggagagaaaccctatgaatgtgaTAAATGTGGAAAAGTGTTTAGGAATCGTTCAGCCCTTACTAAACATGAGCGGACTCACACTGGAATAAAGCCCTATGAATGTAAtaaatgtggaaaagccttcagcTGGAATTCTCATCTAATTGTACATAAAAGAAttcatacaggagagaaaccttatgtATGTAACGAATGTGGGAAATCTTTCAACTGGAACTCCCATCTTATTGGACATCAGAGAactcatactggagaaaaacctttTGAATGTACTGAATGTGGGAAGTCTTTCAGCTGGAGCTCCCATCTTATTGCCCATATGAGAATGCATACTGGAGAGAAGCCCTTTAAATGTGATGAATGTGAAAAAGCTTTCAGGGATTACTCTGCCCTTAGTAAACATGAAAGAACTCACTCTGGAGCAAAACCATACAAATGTACAGAATGTGGAAAATCCTTCAGCTGGAGCTCCCATCTTATTGCacatcagagaactcacacaggagagaaaccctataaCTGTCAGGAATGTGGCAAAGCATTCAGAGAACGCTCAGCCCTCACTAAACATGAAATAATTCATTCTGGAATCAAGCCTTATGAATGTAATAAATGTGGGAAATCCTGCAGCCAGATGGCTCACCTTGTTAGACATCAAAGGACTCATACTGGAGAAAAGCCCTATGAGTGTAATAAATGTGGGAAATCCTTCAGCCAGAGCTGTCACCTTGTTGCTCATCGGAGAATTCACACTGGtgagaaaccctataaatgtaaTCAATGTGAAAGATCTTTTAACTGTAGCTCTCACCTTATTGCACATCGGagaactcatactggagagaaaccatacagatgtaatgaatgtgggaaggcATTTAATGAGAGTTCTTCCCTGATTGTACATCTTAGGAAccatactggagaaaaaccctaCAAATGTAATCATTGTGAGAAAGCTTTCTGTAAGAATTCTTCTCTTATTATTCATCAGAGAATGCATAGTGGAGAGAAACGCTTTATATGCAGTGACTGTGGAAAAGCCTTTAGTGGTCACTCGGCCCTACTTCAACATCAGAAAAATCATAGTGAAGAGAAACTGTGA
- the ZNF606 gene encoding zinc finger protein 606 isoform X2: MLETYGHLLSVGNHIAKPEVISLLEQGEEPWSVEQAYPQSTCPEWMRNLERKALIPTQSVLEEEQSHSMKLERYIWDDPLFSRLEVLGCKDQLEMYHMNQSTAMRQMVFMQKQVLSQRGSEFCELGAEYSQNLNFVPSQRVSQIEHFYKPGINAESWRCNSAIMYADKITCGNLDYDKACHQSIQPIQPEKIQTGDNLLKCPDAVKSFNHILHFGDRKGMHTGEKLYEYKECHQIFNQSPSYNEHPQLHIGENQYDYKEYENIFYFSSFMEHQKIGTVEKAYKYNEWEKVFGYDSFLTQHTSTYTSEKPYEYNECGTSFIWSSYLIQHKKTHTGEKPYECDKCGKVFRNRSALTKHERTHTGIKPYECNKCGKAFSWNSHLIVHKRIHTGEKPYVCNECGKSFNWNSHLIGHQRTHTGEKPFECTECGKSFSWSSHLIAHMRMHTGEKPFKCDECEKAFRDYSALSKHERTHSGAKPYKCTECGKSFSWSSHLIAHQRTHTGEKPYNCQECGKAFRERSALTKHEIIHSGIKPYECNKCGKSCSQMAHLVRHQRTHTGEKPYECNKCGKSFSQSCHLVAHRRIHTGEKPYKCNQCERSFNCSSHLIAHRRTHTGEKPYRCNECGKAFNESSSLIVHLRNHTGEKPYKCNHCEKAFCKNSSLIIHQRMHSGEKRFICSDCGKAFSGHSALLQHQKNHSEEKL; the protein is encoded by the exons ATGCTGGAGACCTATGGGCATCTGCTGTCTGTGG GGAATCACATTGCCAAGCCGGAGGTCATCTCTTTGTTGGAGCAAGGAGAGGAGCCATGGTCCGTGGAACAAGCATATCCTCAAAGCACTTGTCCAG AGTGGATGAGAAATCTTGAAAGGAAAGCATTGATCCCAACACAAAGCGTTTTGGAAGAAGAACAATCCCATAGCATGAAGTTGGAAAGATACATATGGGATGATCCTTTGTTCTCCCGGTTAGAAGTCTTAGGATGTAAAGACCAATTAGAAATGTATCACATGAATCAGAGTACAGCTATGAGGCAAATGGTCTTCATGCAAAAGCAAGTACTGTCTCAAAGAGGTTCTGAATTCTGTGAACTTGGAGCAGAGTATAGCCAGAACTTAAACTTTGTTCCATCTCAGAGAGTTTCTCAAATAGAACATTTCTATAAGCCTGGTATAAATGCTGAAAGCTGGCGGTGCAACTCAGCCATAATGTATGCAGATAAGATTACCTGTGGAAATCTTGATTATGACAAAGCCTGCCACCAGTCCATACAGCCTATTCAGCCTGAAAAGATACAAACTGGAGATAATCTTCTCAAATGTCCTGATGCTGTTAAATCTTTCAATCATATACTACATTTTGGTGATCGTAAGGGAATGCATACAGGAGAAAAACTCTATGAATATAAGGAATGCCATCAAATCTTTAACCAGAGCCCATCATATAATGAACATCCACAACTTCATATTGGAGAAAACCAGTATGATTACAAAGAATAtgagaatatcttttatttttcatcatttatggAACATCAGAAAATTGGTACTGTAGAGAAAGCCTATAAATACAATGAATGGGAGAAAGTCTTCGGGTATGACTCATTCCTTACTCAACATACAAGCACTTACACCtcagagaaaccctatgaatatAATGAATGTGGGACATCTTTTATCTGGAGCTCTTACCTTATCCAGCATAAGAAAAcacatactggagagaaaccctatgaatgtgaTAAATGTGGAAAAGTGTTTAGGAATCGTTCAGCCCTTACTAAACATGAGCGGACTCACACTGGAATAAAGCCCTATGAATGTAAtaaatgtggaaaagccttcagcTGGAATTCTCATCTAATTGTACATAAAAGAAttcatacaggagagaaaccttatgtATGTAACGAATGTGGGAAATCTTTCAACTGGAACTCCCATCTTATTGGACATCAGAGAactcatactggagaaaaacctttTGAATGTACTGAATGTGGGAAGTCTTTCAGCTGGAGCTCCCATCTTATTGCCCATATGAGAATGCATACTGGAGAGAAGCCCTTTAAATGTGATGAATGTGAAAAAGCTTTCAGGGATTACTCTGCCCTTAGTAAACATGAAAGAACTCACTCTGGAGCAAAACCATACAAATGTACAGAATGTGGAAAATCCTTCAGCTGGAGCTCCCATCTTATTGCacatcagagaactcacacaggagagaaaccctataaCTGTCAGGAATGTGGCAAAGCATTCAGAGAACGCTCAGCCCTCACTAAACATGAAATAATTCATTCTGGAATCAAGCCTTATGAATGTAATAAATGTGGGAAATCCTGCAGCCAGATGGCTCACCTTGTTAGACATCAAAGGACTCATACTGGAGAAAAGCCCTATGAGTGTAATAAATGTGGGAAATCCTTCAGCCAGAGCTGTCACCTTGTTGCTCATCGGAGAATTCACACTGGtgagaaaccctataaatgtaaTCAATGTGAAAGATCTTTTAACTGTAGCTCTCACCTTATTGCACATCGGagaactcatactggagagaaaccatacagatgtaatgaatgtgggaaggcATTTAATGAGAGTTCTTCCCTGATTGTACATCTTAGGAAccatactggagaaaaaccctaCAAATGTAATCATTGTGAGAAAGCTTTCTGTAAGAATTCTTCTCTTATTATTCATCAGAGAATGCATAGTGGAGAGAAACGCTTTATATGCAGTGACTGTGGAAAAGCCTTTAGTGGTCACTCGGCCCTACTTCAACATCAGAAAAATCATAGTGAAGAGAAACTGTGA
- the C17H19orf18 gene encoding uncharacterized protein C19orf18 homolog, translating into MDKVQSSFTFLVLFLIECPLLLCLPYGALISHRPALVQVIIIACVAFTIALVCGIAISYVIYRLVHAEERQQLVWLYNNVSVPFLGGDDDVDNVGDDSERESLDESAYLLPENEEELEKFIHSVIRSKRRKHVENKRLRKEQNLLKGTKMGNSMPGIFSEDL; encoded by the exons atGGACAAGGTTCAAAGTTCTTTCAcctttctagttttgtttttaatagaatgcCCACTTCTTCTATGCTTGCCTTATGGAG caCTGATTTCGCACAGACCTGCTCTTGTTCAAGTAATTATAATTGCATGTGTAGCCTTTACCATTGCCCTGGTATGTGGAATCGCGATTTCTTATGTGATATA tAGGCTGGTGCACGCAGAGGAAAGACAGCAACTGGTGTGGCTTTATAACAATGTCAGCGTACCATTCCTGGGAGGAGACGACGACGTCGACAATGTGGGTGACgactctgagagagagagcctggatGAGTCCGCCTACCTGCTTCCAGAGAAtgaggaggagctggagaagtTCATTCACTCAG TTATTAGATCCAAAAGAAGAAAGCATGTGGAAAACAAGAGATTGAGGAAAGAGCAAAATTTATTAAAGGGAACAAAAATGGGGAATTCTATGCCCGGTATATTCTCAGAGGATCTATGA